TTTGGCCGACATGGGACTGCACATCGGCCTTAAACCGGTTCAATGCCAAACTATTCGTATTCATGGCGTTCGCTACCAGCATGCTGCCAACCGGTACGAGCGACGTGATCGCACTGTCGATTACGCGTGCGAGGGTCATCAGCGCAATCACGGAACCGGCCCCGGCAAAAATGGCGTACAGGGAGACTTGAAACGACCCCGGCAGTTTGGCCCTGCGCGAAGAGGTGCTCGCGGCTGCAAGCATCATCGCGGCCAGAACAAGGCCGCTCGTCCACCTGGGTCCGCGAAGTAATAGAACGAGAACCGAACCGACGGCAGTAATCTGCGCAATGCCACGTACGAGCGCGATGAGAAGATCGGATTCGACGTGGATGTTGCGACGACGCGCGAGAAGCACGACCATGATCGACGCGGCGGCAGCGATTCCGGCCTGCGCTAAACCCAGCAGCAACCGAGCGCTAAGTCCGTTCTGCACTGAGTACCTCTTCTGTGGGGCCGATGCGTTTGAGTTTGCCCATGTCCATGACGAGGACGCGATTTGCAACCCGGCTTGCCTGGACCATGTCGTGCGTAACAAGGATGCAGGTAAGTCCGTGCTGCTGGACAATGTCAACGATGAGACGCTCGATGCCGCGTTTAGCTTCGTCGTCGAGCGCGGAAGTCGGCTCATCGGCAAGCAGCAGCACCGGCTTGTTTGCCAATGCTCGCGCCAGCGAGACACGCTGTGCTTCCCCACCCGACAGGTTTGCGACCGAGCGCGATGCGTAGCCGGGAATCCCGACCTCGGACAGAAGATCCGCAACCCCAGCATCGGAGAGATTGTCTCCACGCTGCTGGGGTCCGAATCGCAGGTTGTCCGCAACAGAGCCTGGGAACAGATATGCCGACTGCATCACCATACCGACGCGACGGCGCAACTCGCGAGGAGCAAACTCACGATAGTCACGGCCCTCCACAAAGTACGTTCCGGACGTCGGCTCATCGAGACGATTGAGGAGCCGCAATAACGAGGATTTTCCTGCGCCACTGGGTCCAATGATTGCGAGAATGTCGCCCCGCCGAACTTCGAAACTGACGTGATCGACGATCAGTTTGCCGCCGACACTGCGCGTCAAAAGCTCGGCTCGGAGCACGATGGAAGCCGATGAGGCTTCGAGCTGTGGTTCAGCGCTCATAGTTCCATCTTGGCTGATTGACCCGAGGATGCGCAATGCACGCGAAGCCCACCGAGCCGCGACGGCGAAAAGACGCCATTGTCGAAAGTAGGCAGCTTGTTCCTATGTATCTCTAAATTGCGTGAGAGCTAGTTTCTGTCTCTAACGGCTGGCTTGCAACGATGCACGCCGCTTATCTGGGCAGACGAGTTCCAGGTAGCGCGGCTTGCACCCGCTACCGGAGTTACTACTGTCCTTGCGGTAGCTTGGACGGCACCTGCGCGAACTGCACATTCCTGGATCTCACGTCCTTGCGCAACGCGAGTTGTCCCTGACGACAGGTGTTGATCGCCTCCGCAAACGACTTCACCGCGTACTGATCCGCGTGGAAGCCCATCGAATTTTCGGACACGAGGAAGTCAATGTAGAAACCGCAATTGCGCTGTGCCTGCCAGGCATTCTTCAGCTCCTCGTCGGTTGCGCCAGCATCCCTGGCTGCCTTGATGTCTCTGATCAAGTCCATCAGCGAGTCCATGGCGATCTGCCGTGTGTCGTAGAAGCGGGTCTGTATCTGCTCGACTCGCGCTTTCATCTCCTGCTCCGGCCAGCGATGACAGCTCTGGCAGGCGCGATTGATGTTCAACAAGGGCGAACGGACATTGTGGTCGCTAATCTTCTGTCCACCCTGGCGCATGTAGGGCATGTGGCAATCTGCGCACGCAACGCCTGAGCGCGCATGGATTCCCTGACTCCAGGTCTCGAACTCAGGATGGCGCGCCTTCATCATCGGCGCGCCCGTATCCTTGTGCACCCATTCCTTCACGTTGTCTTTGTCCTCAAAGGCAACGATTTGCTGAAGTTGCAAACCATTGGGCCAAGGGAACGTCAGGCGTTTTTCCGGGCCGCGGAAGTAATACGTCACATGACACTGACCACACACATAGGAACGCATCTCCTGGCGCGTTGCGTCTTTGTTGACATCGAAATTCTGAATTCCCTGCGTTGCCTTGTAAGCGCGAATGCCCTCAATGAACGGTGGACGCGAGATGCGCAATTGCATCGTCTTCGGTTCGTGGCAGTCGATGCAGGCAATCGGATGCTTGACTAGCGCACGAGCCTCTGCGAATGGCATCTGATTCATGGCTTCAAAGCCCTTCGTGAGATCGCCATTCCCCAGCTTCATGTAGGTTGTGTACAGCGAAGCATGGCAGTTCAGGCATGCGCCAGGTTGTTTCGCAACCTGCTGACGCTGGGTAAACACCTGATCCTCTAGCATGTAGGCATGACCGCGTTTCTCGCGATAGTCCGCGGAGAAAGCGTACCCGGCCCACATTGTCTTCAGTCGAGGATCTTCTTCAAGCTTTGATCGAGAGACGATGGTGCGCGGATCGCCTTGGGTTGGCGAATGGGGCACACCTTCGCTGCCGCCATAGCGCGTACGCTGCATGTCCGTCGTTTGCTTGTAAAGGTCGTACTCCATCGGAAACTGCTTCCCCCAGACGGCAGGATCGTCTATCTGATCGTTCAACTCGACGACGCGCACGTACGGGTTCCGAGCTTCTTGCTTGTGCTCAAAGATGTTTATAAGGAGTGCGGCCACGGCAACTACGGCTATGGCCGCAAATGCGACTGCCCAGAAGAGCAGACGACGGCGGCGCGGAGAAGCGGACTCAGCGTTGTTCGCGGCCATTGTTATTTTCCTCGATAGATGGTTCTCCCGTTGGGCTCCCCATCGGGCTCAACGTGGGTGAAACAGATGTGAATGAAAATGGCGGTGCCGAATGTCCCACGTTGAAATGGCAAGTAATGCACGAAATATCTCTGCCATTGTGCACCCCGAGAATCGAGAAGGTCAGTTCGGCATGGCATCTCTTGCAAGTGCCCTCGGCTACGCGATGGTTATAGCCCTTGATCAGGATGTTGTCGGGATATCTGCCGGTTGTGAACGCGAGGGAATGGAAGAATCCATTCGTCGCTTTGATGGCGTACTTGCCCAGGAAATTATGTGGCGTATGGCAATCGTTACAGTTGGCCACAGACCGGTGACTGCTTTTGATCCAACCGGAGTAGTACTCCTCCATTACGTGGCAGTTGGCGCAGG
Above is a genomic segment from Clostridia bacterium containing:
- a CDS encoding ammonia-forming cytochrome c nitrite reductase subunit c552, translating into MAANNAESASPRRRRLLFWAVAFAAIAVVAVAALLINIFEHKQEARNPYVRVVELNDQIDDPAVWGKQFPMEYDLYKQTTDMQRTRYGGSEGVPHSPTQGDPRTIVSRSKLEEDPRLKTMWAGYAFSADYREKRGHAYMLEDQVFTQRQQVAKQPGACLNCHASLYTTYMKLGNGDLTKGFEAMNQMPFAEARALVKHPIACIDCHEPKTMQLRISRPPFIEGIRAYKATQGIQNFDVNKDATRQEMRSYVCGQCHVTYYFRGPEKRLTFPWPNGLQLQQIVAFEDKDNVKEWVHKDTGAPMMKARHPEFETWSQGIHARSGVACADCHMPYMRQGGQKISDHNVRSPLLNINRACQSCHRWPEQEMKARVEQIQTRFYDTRQIAMDSLMDLIRDIKAARDAGATDEELKNAWQAQRNCGFYIDFLVSENSMGFHADQYAVKSFAEAINTCRQGQLALRKDVRSRNVQFAQVPSKLPQGQ
- the nrfH gene encoding cytochrome c nitrite reductase small subunit; this translates as MRSGTSAVVLGVLVGVVIGLGLYTFVYAKGYSYLTNDPEACANCHVMEEYYSGWIKSSHRSVANCNDCHTPHNFLGKYAIKATNGFFHSLAFTTGRYPDNILIKGYNHRVAEGTCKRCHAELTFSILGVHNGRDISCITCHFNVGHSAPPFSFTSVSPTLSPMGSPTGEPSIEENNNGREQR
- a CDS encoding ABC transporter permease is translated as MQNGLSARLLLGLAQAGIAAAASIMVVLLARRRNIHVESDLLIALVRGIAQITAVGSVLVLLLRGPRWTSGLVLAAMMLAAASTSSRRAKLPGSFQVSLYAIFAGAGSVIALMTLARVIDSAITSLVPVGSMLVANAMNTNSLALNRFKADVQSHVGQIESALALGAGAEQTVIPYVEASFRASLIPAIDSLRSLGIVWIPGLMAGMILSGAPPLYSAIYQFVVLAMIFAASSLTSLISTTLIRQHAFSPADQLLLRPQP
- a CDS encoding ATP-binding cassette domain-containing protein, which produces MSAEPQLEASSASIVLRAELLTRSVGGKLIVDHVSFEVRRGDILAIIGPSGAGKSSLLRLLNRLDEPTSGTYFVEGRDYREFAPRELRRRVGMVMQSAYLFPGSVADNLRFGPQQRGDNLSDAGVADLLSEVGIPGYASRSVANLSGGEAQRVSLARALANKPVLLLADEPTSALDDEAKRGIERLIVDIVQQHGLTCILVTHDMVQASRVANRVLVMDMGKLKRIGPTEEVLSAERT